The following are from one region of the Dreissena polymorpha isolate Duluth1 chromosome 2, UMN_Dpol_1.0, whole genome shotgun sequence genome:
- the LOC127869111 gene encoding ras-related C3 botulinum toxin substrate 1-like has translation MQAIKCVVVGDGAVGKTCLLISYTKNAFPGEYIPTVYDNYSADVIVDGKPITLGLWDTAGQEGYERLRPLAYPQTDVFLICFSLINPDSFENVRQKWFPEVNHHCPHTPIILVGTKLDLRDDKETTEKLKVKKLSPVTHQQGLTLAKDVNAVKYLECSALTQQGLKTVFEEAIRAANVPQKHIKKKGRCTLF, from the exons ATGCAGGCTATAAAATGTGTTGTTGTAGGAGACGG AGCTGTGGGTAAAACATGTCTGCTGATTAGTTACACGAAGAACGCCTTTCCAGGGGAGTACATTCCGACAGT GTACGATAACTATTCAGCTGACGTGATAGTAGACGGTAAGCCAATCACCCTGGGACTCTGGGATACAGCGGGTCAAGAAGGATACGAACGCCTGAGACCGCTCGCCTATCCACAAACG gATGTTTTCTTAATTTGTTTCTCGCTGATCAATCCAGACAGTTTTGAAAATGTGCGGCAGAAG TGGTTCCCGGAAGTGAACCACCATTGCCCTCACACGCCCATCATCCTAGTGGGAACCAAGCTAGATCTCCGAGATGATAAGGAGACCACGGAAAAGCTCAAGGTGAAAAAGCTCTCGCCGGTTACACACCAACAG GGCCTGACTCTTGCGAAAGATGTGAATGCCGTGAAATATTTGGAGTGTTCCGCTCTCACACAACAGGGTCTGAAAACCGTTTTTGAAGAAGCAATACGGGCCGCAAATGTCCcacaaaaacacataaaaaagaaggGTCGGTGTACGCTTTTTTGA